A segment of the Fusobacterium ulcerans genome:
ACCTGTTTGTCAGTTTCTGATTGAAGATATGCTCCCCCTCTCACTCTTTTTAACACTTTTGTTTTCTCTAATTTATCCAGATCACGTCTTATAGTTTCTTCTGATACATTAAACTGCTTGCTCAGTGTGCTTATTATCACACTTCCTTTTTCATTTAATATCTTTTCAATTTCTTTCAATCTTTGAATCGCCAGCATTTTTTAAATACCTCCTTTGATACAGTTCACATAATATTACATTTTCTCAAAATATGTGTCATTATCTTCAATTATATACTATATCAAAATTTGTATCTATGCATTTTTTTATTTTTCTCAACTTTTTCTCACATTTTACAACATATTTTTTCTTTATAACAACAAGATATCACATCTTCAAAAATTAATCAACAGTTTTTTTAAAAAAATTTGAACTAATTTTGAAACTAAAGATACGGTTCAATACATAAAGATATTTTTCTTACCATTGAATATCCTATAATTACCTGTCTTCACTCTTATCCTTCATTAATTTATTTCATTTTCTTCTCAATTTATCTCCTCATATTTTCCAACATTTTTCCACAAAAAAAGAACGTGATTTCTCACGCTCTTTTTTAAGGATTATTTAGAGTACAAAATTTATGAACAATTTTGTAAGTGGTAGCTATTTTTTAATTCTAATAACTCTTCCTGGCAATATTTCATTTTTCTTGTAGTCTTTAATTGCAAATTCTCCATTTACCATTACATGACTGATTCCTTCTGGGAATTGAATAGGATCTACGAAAGTTCCTTTATCAATAGTTGTATTTTCATCAAATATAACTACGTCTGCAAAGTATCCTTCTTTTAATAGTCCTCTATTGTCTATTTTAAATGTTTTAGCAGGCTTATTTGTCATTTTATAAATTGCTGTTTCCAATGTCATAGCTTTCATTTCTCTTACAAATTTTCCTATAACTCTAGGGAAAGCTCCATATACTCTAGGATGTGGTTTTCCTCCTAAAAGTCCATCTGTACATATATTACTTTCTTCTCTTGTCATGAAAGTAACTACATGCTCATCTTTTCCATAGTAGTCATACATTCCAACAGCATTTTCTTCTTCTTTCAATAGATCGAATACTGCATCAAATTTATCTTTTCCTCTTAATTCAGCTATTTCTATTAGATTTTTTCCTATACAGTCTTCATTAGCTTTTGTTTTTACTGAAGTTACAAATATACCTTCAAACCCAGCAAAATCTATAAAGTTATCCCAACCTGGAATTCCATTGATTATATCATGTTTCATTTTTTCTCTGTCAGCTTTGTTTCCTAATCTTTCTACAAGTTTATCAGTTCCTCCTGCATGTGCCCAAGGTGGAATGATAACTCCAAGCATTGTACTTCCAGCAACATATGGATACTGGTCATAAGATATTTTAATTCCTTCCTCTTTACATTTATCAAGAAGAGCAACTATATCTTTTATTAAATGCCAGTTCTTTTTACCACAGATTTTGAAGTGAGAGAAATGAATTTTTACTCCGCTTTCTCTAGCTATAGTTATAACTTCATTCATAGATTCAATCATTGTATCTGCTTCACTTCTTTGGTGTATAACTAATGGTCTGTCATATTCTGCTGCTACTTTACAGATTTCTACTAATTCTCTAGTATCTGAATAAGCACAAGGTATGTAGATAAGTCCAGTTGAAAGTCCAGCTGCACCTGCTTCCATCTCTCTTCTAGTTATATCTCTCATTTTAGCTAATTCTTCATCTGTTGCTACTCTTGCTTCAAGCCCCATAGCTTCCATTCTGATGTTTCCATGAGGAACTAAGTACATTTCATTAGGTCCTGATCCAGTTTTTGCTATAAGATCAAGATATTTATCAGTTGTTTCCCAGTCCCAAGCTAGAAGATCACTGTCACCATCTAGCCCAGCTAGATTTTTTCTCCAAGAGCTTACAAATTCTTTTGGAAGAGGAGCCATTGAGATTCCGTCTTGACCTAGTATCTCTGTAGTTATTCCTTGACGAAGTTTAGGTTCGATAAATGGTTCTATTAATACTTTTAAGTCTGAGTGGCTGTGAGTATCTATAAATCCTGGAGCAACTATTTTCCCAGTTGCATCTATAACCTCTGCTCCTTCAACATTATCTATTGTTCCTATTTTTTCAATTTTATCTCCATTTATAAGGACATCTGCTTTATATCTTTTTTCACCGCTACCATCAACAACAAAACCATTTTTTATTAATTTCTTCATAATATAATCTCCTCCTTAATAATTGTACTTATATCATTAAATATTTTCAAATTCAATTTCAGGAGCTGGTTTAACACCCATACTTCTTTCAATTGCTGAAACCGCAAAGATTACTATAAACGCTACTATTCCACCAGGAACCATTGCATTTAATCCCCAAGGAGTATTTAGAACATATATCCATATAGCTGCTACAACAGTACCTGCAACGATTGAAACAAATCCTGCATTTCTTGTTACATTTTTGTAGAAGATACCACAGATAAATGCTGCGAAAGGTCCTGCACTTCTAAGGGCAAAGGCTCCCATCATAACACTGATTACATTACTTGCTTCAAGAGCTATGAAAAGCCCTACTCCTCCAACTACCAACATAGCAATTTTTGAAATCCAAATTTCTTTTTTATCTTCTTTAACACCTTTATTGATGTAAGGAACGAATATATCATTTGTAAACATTGTAGCAGTACCAATCATATTTCCAGCAGCACTACTCATAGTAGCTGCAACGATTGCTGCCAGAACTATTCCTGCAATTATAGCAGGGGCAAATGTGATTGTAGCTTGTGCAAGAGCATTCTTTTGAGATCCTCCTAATGCATAACCATCAATACAAACATAAGCTAAAAGTCCGATTATAGCAGGAACTATTGCATAAGCTGCTGATACAACTCCAGCAAGTATAGATCCTAATTTTGCTGATTTACCATCTTTTGCAGAACAGTAAGTTTGAACTATTTCCTGTCCTGTTGGGAAAGTCATGAAATACATAGCTATATACCCTATAATAGTCGTAGCTCCAATTTTTGTCATGCTAAGCATGTCCATATTTGCTCCACTTACACTTTTCATAGCTTCTGCTTTCTCGAATAATGCACCAAATCCTCCAACTTCTTTACTATTTACCATTACAAGCATTGCAATAGTCATTCCTACTGTAATAAACAGAACATGCATAAGATTTGCTGCTGTAACAGATTTAAATCCTCCAACCATTGTGTAAATAATAACAACTATTGTACTCACTATTGCTGCTGTTTTAAAGTCAAACCCTGTAACAACATTGATGATAGAAGCTGTTGCTATGATTTGAGCTCCTGTTGCCATAAATAATGCTAATATTGATGTGATAGCAGTAAATATGTGAGAAGCTTTACCATATCTTTTACTGATTATTTCAGGTACTGTATTTGCCTGTGCTCTTCTAAAATATGGAGCAATAAATGATACAAGGACAAACCCTATACCTCCTGCAATAACATACCATGCTGCTGATAATCCGTATTGAAAAACGTTAGTTGCTATACCAGTTGTACTTGCTCCCCCTGTATTAGCTGCAAATAATGTACCTGCAAGAACTACTGGACCTAAAGATTTACTTGCCATTAAGAAGTCATCATTACTTTGTTTTTCTTCAGCTTTTTTTCTTGAAGCAAAAAGTCCAATAGCAACTGTTGCCGCCATGTAAAGTAAAATGATTACCAAAGCTGTGATTTGTGCTTTATTCATATTCAATTCCCCCTAAATTAATTTAATTTATTACTTTGCCAAATAAGCTTTTAAAATTGCATAATATCCTTCAGTTACATTATATAGACTATCTAATTCTATGTATTCATCTATTGTATGTGCTAAGTTTTCTCTTGATGGTCCATATCCTATTGTTTTTATTCCTGCTTCTCCTGCATAGTGAGATCCATTTGTACAGAAATTATAGTGAGTGATTGTAGGAGTCTGTCCTATTCCCTCTAAAGCTTTTAATGCTTTTTGTACATACTCATCTTTCTCTTCAAATAACCATCCTGGGAAGAATCTCTCTCCTTCTATTGTTGCACCAGTCCAGCATTTTTCTACTCCTCTTGCATATGATACTTTTGCTTTAAGAGTTTCATCTTCTTTTGCCATTTCATCTAGTAATTTTTGAATAGGTGCCAATACACTTTCAGGAGTTTCTCCTACTAGAAGTCTTCTGTCATAAGTTGCTCTGCAATAGTCAGGGACTACTGATGCTCCTGGGTATGGAGATGATTTTACATCTGTTAATTCAAGTATTCCATATCCCAATGTGTCATGGTGAGTCATTGGTAGTTTTTGAATATTTTCAATTATTTTCATCATTTTATATACTGCATTTATTCCTTTTTCTGGGTTAGCTGAGTGAGCAGGTTTTCCAAAAGTTTCTACTACTATTTCCCCTCTTCCTCTTTGTCCTATTTTAAGATTAAGCTGAGAAGCTTCTCCTATTATTACATAATCAGGTTTTACATATTTACTGATCTCTCTTGCTGCTACTCCTTCGAAACACTCTTCATGAACTACACCAGCTATGAATATTTCTCCAGCAAATTCTTTTTTAAGGTCTTGAGCTAAATATGCCCCAGCTAAAAGCATTGCGCACACAGCACCTTTCATGTCAGTAGTTCCTCTACCATATAGTTTACCATCTTCTATATTTCCAGCAAAAGGTTTCTTAGTCCATTTTTCTTCATCTACTGGAACAGTGTCTATATGACCGTCCATAAGTACTTTTGGCCCTTCATATTTTCCTTTTACAGAACCAATAACATTTCCGTACTTGTCTACATGTACAGTATCATACCCTACTTCAAGGCATAATTTTTTAATATATTCTGCTACTTCTTTTTCTTCTCCTGAATAACTTCTTCTTTGAATAAGGTTTTGAAGTACTTCTACTATCTGTTCTTTTCTTTCATTAGTCAACATTTAAATTCCTCCTGAATTTTTTATTTAAAATATGATTTATTTATTTGGATAAGCTCCGTTCCATACTACATTTTTGAACCCTTCTACATCTGTATCTCCTTCAGTGCTGATACATAGTATTCTTGAGTTTTCATCTAATTTAAGTTCTTTCATAAGTTCTTTGTATTCTTCTTTCTTTTCTGAAAGAATAGTGAATAGTCCCAGCCCTACAGCTCCTGATTCCCCAGAAATAACTCTTGTATCTGTTCCAAGAGGACTAGAAAGTACTCTCATTCCTCTAGCT
Coding sequences within it:
- a CDS encoding N-acyl-D-amino-acid deacylase family protein, with translation MKKLIKNGFVVDGSGEKRYKADVLINGDKIEKIGTIDNVEGAEVIDATGKIVAPGFIDTHSHSDLKVLIEPFIEPKLRQGITTEILGQDGISMAPLPKEFVSSWRKNLAGLDGDSDLLAWDWETTDKYLDLIAKTGSGPNEMYLVPHGNIRMEAMGLEARVATDEELAKMRDITRREMEAGAAGLSTGLIYIPCAYSDTRELVEICKVAAEYDRPLVIHQRSEADTMIESMNEVITIARESGVKIHFSHFKICGKKNWHLIKDIVALLDKCKEEGIKISYDQYPYVAGSTMLGVIIPPWAHAGGTDKLVERLGNKADREKMKHDIINGIPGWDNFIDFAGFEGIFVTSVKTKANEDCIGKNLIEIAELRGKDKFDAVFDLLKEEENAVGMYDYYGKDEHVVTFMTREESNICTDGLLGGKPHPRVYGAFPRVIGKFVREMKAMTLETAIYKMTNKPAKTFKIDNRGLLKEGYFADVVIFDENTTIDKGTFVDPIQFPEGISHVMVNGEFAIKDYKKNEILPGRVIRIKK
- a CDS encoding sodium:solute symporter family protein, with amino-acid sequence MNKAQITALVIILLYMAATVAIGLFASRKKAEEKQSNDDFLMASKSLGPVVLAGTLFAANTGGASTTGIATNVFQYGLSAAWYVIAGGIGFVLVSFIAPYFRRAQANTVPEIISKRYGKASHIFTAITSILALFMATGAQIIATASIINVVTGFDFKTAAIVSTIVVIIYTMVGGFKSVTAANLMHVLFITVGMTIAMLVMVNSKEVGGFGALFEKAEAMKSVSGANMDMLSMTKIGATTIIGYIAMYFMTFPTGQEIVQTYCSAKDGKSAKLGSILAGVVSAAYAIVPAIIGLLAYVCIDGYALGGSQKNALAQATITFAPAIIAGIVLAAIVAATMSSAAGNMIGTATMFTNDIFVPYINKGVKEDKKEIWISKIAMLVVGGVGLFIALEASNVISVMMGAFALRSAGPFAAFICGIFYKNVTRNAGFVSIVAGTVVAAIWIYVLNTPWGLNAMVPGGIVAFIVIFAVSAIERSMGVKPAPEIEFENI
- a CDS encoding YgeY family selenium metabolism-linked hydrolase, giving the protein MLTNERKEQIVEVLQNLIQRRSYSGEEKEVAEYIKKLCLEVGYDTVHVDKYGNVIGSVKGKYEGPKVLMDGHIDTVPVDEEKWTKKPFAGNIEDGKLYGRGTTDMKGAVCAMLLAGAYLAQDLKKEFAGEIFIAGVVHEECFEGVAAREISKYVKPDYVIIGEASQLNLKIGQRGRGEIVVETFGKPAHSANPEKGINAVYKMMKIIENIQKLPMTHHDTLGYGILELTDVKSSPYPGASVVPDYCRATYDRRLLVGETPESVLAPIQKLLDEMAKEDETLKAKVSYARGVEKCWTGATIEGERFFPGWLFEEKDEYVQKALKALEGIGQTPTITHYNFCTNGSHYAGEAGIKTIGYGPSRENLAHTIDEYIELDSLYNVTEGYYAILKAYLAK